AGGGCAAGGACGCGCATTCGCTCCACGCCTATTTCATGCGGCCGGGTGACGAGGACTTCCCGATCATCTTCCGCGTCATCCGCGATTTCGAGGGACGCAGCTTCGCCACCCGGCGGGTGGTCGCGTTGCAAAAGGGGCAGCCGATCCTGAACCTTGCCGCCTCTTTCCAGGTGGCGGAGGAAGGCTTCCACCACCAGGACGCGATGCCCGACGTGCCGCCGCCCGAGGAGCTCAAGTCCGAGCGCGAGCTGCGCCTCGCCATCGCGGACCAGGTGCCCGAGAAGGTCCGCGCCTTCTTCCTGCGCCGGCAGAATGCGATCGAGATGCGGCCCCTCCATCCGCGCAGCTGGTTCCAGCCGGAGAAGCGCGAGCCGACCAACGCCGCCTGGTTTCGCGTCGCCGCACCGATCGGCGACGATCCGACGCTGCACCGCGCGGCGCTCGCCTATGCCTCCGACATGGCGTTGATGGCGACATCGAT
This portion of the Sphingomonas sp. FARSPH genome encodes:
- a CDS encoding acyl-CoA thioesterase; translation: MDETSLPPQKSPEELAAMLVTLLDVEEIDTDLYRGARQPGGRGRVFGGQVIAQALQAAQRSVEGKDAHSLHAYFMRPGDEDFPIIFRVIRDFEGRSFATRRVVALQKGQPILNLAASFQVAEEGFHHQDAMPDVPPPEELKSERELRLAIADQVPEKVRAFFLRRQNAIEMRPLHPRSWFQPEKREPTNAAWFRVAAPIGDDPTLHRAALAYASDMALMATSMMPHGVNWLMPDMQCASLDHALWLHEPFRADDWLLYTTDSPWAGHARGMNRGSIFTRDGRLVASVAQEGLIRQRTPRV